In Candidatus Contubernalis alkalaceticus, the genomic window TTGCTGCCGGATCCACTTTTTATAGTTGAAAGAACTGTAAAAGGTACTAATAAAAAAAGAATGATGGGCGGCACATAATAGTAAAATTGCTGATTCTTAAGTTCAAGATATAACCTCCGCACTATGCTAACCCCTTTACCAAACACATGTATCCGTCTTCCAGGGTAGGCTTTTCGCTTTGATAATCTTGTTTTTCCTTTGCCAGTATCCGATGATAAATCTTGCCTTCTATCTCGTTAACCTTAAGTTTATATTTATCCCCAACGATACTATTGGCATCAGCTTCAGCTTCATTGATTTGATATACTTTGTTTATTGCAATATTTCTTAATTCTTCACAAGATCCTTTAAACAATACATTTCCCTTGTCAATAACGATAACACTATTGCAGCAGGCATCCACATCCTCCACAATGTGAGTGGAAATCAGTATAATTTTGTTTTTTTTAAGCTCACTTATAGTGTTTTTAAAATTGGCTCTCTCGCCAGGATCAAGCCCCGCTGTCGGCTCATCCAATAGCATTATTTTTGTGTCCCCTAAGATAGCTTGTGCGATTCCAGCCCTTCTTACCATACCTCCTGACAATGTTTTTACCTTGTCCCCGGCCTTATCTTCTAGGTTAACTCTAGTAAGTGCTTTTGTTATTTCGTCGGTGCATTTGTTTTTTTCTATGCCCTTTAAAGAGCAAATGTAGTCCATCATTTCATATAACGTGAGCTCCTGGAACATTCCAAAGACTTGGGGCAGGTAACCGAGGCCTTGATGAAAACTTTTAGATTTACGTATTGGTTCATTGTTATATAATATCTCCCCTTTTTGGG contains:
- a CDS encoding ATP-binding cassette domain-containing protein produces the protein MITVKNLSKSFKNNDVLHCVNLQLNTKVYGLLGANGAGKTTLIRCIAGLYEPQKGEILYNNEPIRKSKSFHQGLGYLPQVFGMFQELTLYEMMDYICSLKGIEKNKCTDEITKALTRVNLEDKAGDKVKTLSGGMVRRAGIAQAILGDTKIMLLDEPTAGLDPGERANFKNTISELKKNKIILISTHIVEDVDACCNSVIVIDKGNVLFKGSCEELRNIAINKVYQINEAEADANSIVGDKYKLKVNEIEGKIYHRILAKEKQDYQSEKPTLEDGYMCLVKGLA